The following proteins are co-located in the Candidatus Paracaedibacter acanthamoebae genome:
- a CDS encoding condensation domain-containing protein, producing the protein MTETVQLLPSLGQERLLFLQELTPNDTAYNIGIALSFEGPLDKRALFYACKTLMRYHDSLRMTFSQLDGKPIATISPDVNIDINQIDCSKVSIGKGLKEIYEKFFKQEISKVFNLEKGPLIRHTLLCFNPNLHILIMSCHHIIFDGWSMMVYLKELAANYQALIRHQSLSLTPVTHFYRDFIVEQRARMQGVVQEELLEYWKHQLAYLEPLILPTDKPRTRESPNIKKYDFNFSTEFSQTLRQLSQEKGVTLYTILFSAFCSFLFRHSGQEDFSIGVPMHGRNKGNLEDVIGFFINTLPIRVNLASNKRFATLVEEVKVTMRGALMHQEVPLSHLITELKLSRDINRDPLFPVMFTMENFQPPSLDFNNLNVKMVGIEAGGIPCAISLEVHTYLEDFLGVFKYDANLFKKSTIHRMVGHWLELLKGISQNYDQAISQLPLLTALERKQLLIDWNKTEKNTPKTKRFISCLKSKS; encoded by the coding sequence ATGACAGAAACTGTCCAGTTACTCCCTTCTTTAGGACAAGAGCGTCTTTTGTTTTTACAGGAATTAACACCTAATGATACTGCCTACAATATTGGTATAGCTCTTTCATTTGAAGGACCTTTGGATAAGAGAGCTTTATTCTATGCATGCAAAACTCTTATGCGCTATCATGATTCTTTAAGAATGACATTTTCACAGCTTGATGGGAAACCAATTGCTACAATATCTCCAGATGTTAATATCGATATCAATCAGATTGATTGTTCAAAGGTTTCAATTGGTAAAGGGTTAAAGGAAATTTATGAAAAATTTTTCAAACAAGAAATTAGTAAAGTTTTTAATTTGGAAAAAGGGCCATTAATTCGCCATACATTATTATGCTTTAATCCCAATCTTCATATTTTGATTATGAGTTGTCATCATATTATTTTTGATGGTTGGTCAATGATGGTATATTTGAAAGAGTTGGCAGCTAATTATCAGGCATTAATTCGTCATCAATCATTATCATTGACGCCTGTTACTCACTTTTATAGGGATTTTATTGTTGAACAAAGAGCAAGGATGCAAGGCGTAGTTCAAGAAGAGTTATTAGAATATTGGAAACATCAACTGGCTTATTTAGAGCCGCTAATCTTACCGACAGACAAACCCAGAACCCGAGAATCTCCTAATATAAAAAAGTATGATTTTAATTTTTCAACTGAATTCTCTCAAACACTGAGGCAACTTAGCCAAGAAAAAGGAGTTACCTTATATACAATCTTATTTTCTGCATTTTGTTCATTTCTTTTTCGCCATTCTGGACAAGAAGACTTTTCAATAGGGGTTCCTATGCACGGGCGAAATAAAGGTAATCTTGAAGATGTTATTGGATTTTTTATCAATACCCTACCCATCCGAGTCAATTTAGCAAGTAATAAAAGATTTGCAACGCTTGTTGAAGAAGTCAAAGTTACTATGAGAGGTGCATTAATGCATCAAGAAGTACCTTTGTCGCATTTAATAACAGAATTAAAGTTATCCCGGGATATTAATCGAGATCCTTTGTTTCCGGTAATGTTTACAATGGAAAATTTTCAACCTCCTTCTCTTGATTTTAATAATTTGAATGTAAAAATGGTAGGCATTGAAGCAGGTGGAATACCTTGTGCTATATCGCTGGAAGTTCACACTTATTTAGAGGATTTTCTTGGCGTATTTAAATACGATGCTAACCTCTTTAAGAAGTCTACTATACACCGTATGGTGGGACATTGGTTAGAATTATTAAAGGGCATAAGCCAAAACTATGATCAGGCGATAAGTCAATTGCCTTTGCTAACTGCTTTAGAGCGTAAACAGCTTCTCATAGATTGGAACAAAACAGAAAAAAATACCCCAAAGACAAAACGATTCATCAGTTGTTTGAAGAGCAAGTCCTAA
- a CDS encoding transposase: MKKQISKFSTKKISYKVTNWREYNKALKQRGSLTVWLSEDLEESWLAPSAEERKRGRPLVYSQTCINLLLTFRHLFKLALRQVIGFIESLFTLSGKILPVPEFSRLSKRAAQALSCFPLPSLNGYCRIC, encoded by the coding sequence ATGAAGAAGCAGATTAGTAAATTTTCAACCAAGAAGATTTCTTATAAAGTAACAAACTGGCGTGAGTATAATAAGGCTTTGAAGCAAAGAGGATCTTTAACAGTTTGGTTAAGTGAAGATCTTGAGGAAAGCTGGTTAGCTCCTTCAGCAGAAGAACGAAAACGGGGCCGGCCTTTAGTTTACTCTCAGACTTGTATAAATCTCCTCCTAACTTTCCGTCATTTATTCAAGTTAGCTTTAAGACAAGTGATAGGTTTTATTGAATCGTTATTTACTCTTTCAGGAAAGATATTGCCTGTACCAGAATTCAGCCGTTTATCAAAAAGAGCAGCACAAGCCTTATCTTGTTTCCCTTTACCTTCTTTAAATGGGTACTGTCGCATTTGTTGA
- a CDS encoding helix-turn-helix domain-containing protein, translated as MNATDPGARPPSLKAEDLIVAKALLKDDNITVEEVAKRLAVAPSTLYRHLPGGRSSI; from the coding sequence CTGAATGCAACAGACCCGGGGGCCCGGCCACCTTCTCTTAAAGCTGAAGATCTTATTGTCGCTAAAGCTTTGCTGAAAGATGACAATATTACCGTGGAAGAAGTGGCTAAAAGGCTAGCTGTTGCTCCTTCGACGCTGTATCGGCATCTGCCGGGAGGGCGCAGTTCTATTTAA
- a CDS encoding IS6 family transposase: protein MLTICPRLLPHFKGFCSSPSVIMLFVYMKCRFSLSYRDLEEMMMIRGAIIDHSTLQRWVRRFVYLIDKRVRQRKKPVRGSWRMDETYIKLNGKWVYLYRSVDSQGNTIDFLLRAKRDADAAKAFFRKAFKQNGKPDKVTVDKSCSNKAALDYFNKNVSKGDEIEIRQIKYLNNIVEQDHRFIKKRTRPTLGFKNFYSAKQTISGIENIRMIQKGQIIGQTASQSAFLNFANLMA, encoded by the coding sequence ATGCTCACCATATGTCCCCGTCTTCTTCCCCATTTTAAAGGATTTTGTTCTTCTCCCTCAGTTATCATGCTTTTTGTGTATATGAAATGTCGATTTTCTCTAAGCTACAGAGACTTGGAAGAAATGATGATGATCAGAGGGGCCATTATCGACCATTCGACGTTACAGAGATGGGTGCGTCGGTTTGTGTATCTAATTGATAAGCGTGTTCGTCAGCGCAAAAAACCAGTTAGGGGGAGCTGGCGCATGGACGAGACTTATATCAAGTTGAACGGGAAATGGGTTTACCTTTATCGGTCCGTCGATAGTCAAGGAAATACTATTGACTTTCTACTGCGAGCCAAAAGAGATGCTGATGCTGCAAAGGCCTTTTTCAGAAAGGCTTTCAAGCAGAATGGAAAGCCTGACAAAGTGACAGTTGACAAGAGTTGTAGCAACAAAGCAGCCCTTGATTATTTTAATAAGAATGTCTCAAAAGGCGATGAAATTGAGATACGACAAATCAAATATCTCAACAATATTGTTGAGCAGGATCATCGATTTATCAAGAAACGAACAAGGCCAACTCTTGGGTTTAAAAACTTCTATTCAGCCAAACAGACTATTTCAGGAATCGAAAATATTCGTATGATACAAAAAGGGCAAATAATTGGACAAACAGCTTCTCAATCTGCATTTCTTAATTTTGCCAACCTAATGGCTTAG
- a CDS encoding IS6 family transposase, which yields MSLTKAPKRHRFPVSIISQAVWLYYRFNLSYRDVQEQLAFRGIILSHETVRKWCTKFALHFIDVIKKHERKPSDKWHLDEMALKINGEVFVLWRAVDSDGIELDIFLQKHRNKKSAIRFLSRLLGTYPAPRVIVTDKLKSYVKPIQFMCRKADHRTHKRLNNRIENAHQPTRRKEKCLIKFKSAPGVQRLLSLMGKVRNIFSVEVSRYKNKAPDQRFAFAAAKTIWLEAALELLSV from the coding sequence ATGTCTTTAACCAAAGCTCCCAAACGTCACCGCTTCCCAGTCTCAATAATCAGTCAAGCTGTATGGCTTTATTACCGCTTTAACCTTAGTTATAGAGATGTCCAGGAACAACTAGCCTTTCGAGGAATTATCCTGAGTCATGAGACAGTCAGGAAATGGTGCACTAAATTCGCTCTTCATTTTATAGATGTCATCAAGAAGCATGAGAGGAAACCAAGTGATAAATGGCACCTGGATGAAATGGCTCTTAAGATTAATGGAGAGGTGTTTGTCTTATGGAGAGCCGTCGATAGCGACGGAATCGAGCTCGATATCTTTCTCCAAAAACATCGCAATAAGAAATCTGCTATCAGATTCCTAAGCCGATTATTGGGGACGTACCCAGCCCCAAGAGTTATTGTTACCGACAAATTGAAAAGCTATGTAAAGCCGATCCAATTCATGTGCCGTAAAGCAGATCACAGGACTCACAAGCGGCTCAACAATCGTATTGAAAACGCCCATCAACCGACTCGCCGCAAAGAAAAATGCTTGATAAAATTTAAGTCTGCTCCTGGCGTTCAGAGATTATTGTCCCTGATGGGGAAGGTCCGCAATATCTTTTCAGTAGAAGTTAGTCGGTACAAGAATAAAGCTCCTGATCAACGGTTTGCTTTTGCCGCCGCCAAGACCATTTGGCTGGAGGCGGCTCTAGAGCTTCTTTCTGTCTAA
- a CDS encoding DUF6603 domain-containing protein: MTDNLYIEGSFTGSLKLSYLVSIATNQSDLKLPFDVDLTSLDIALQTSLPGTYSLGAMGSVDVALFDGTSLNLQNIYFQVEVLSSKLNTALLYGTLEIGSIYVDLSATYSQTDGWIFTGGPPASQSISITNLIQDLFEKFDPPITLPSFFPDITLNNLQVELRPSQDKLTLNVDIDQNAALLIQLNKDTSGKWQGLVSLFYQPKLDLISYIPILNQAADEPLELQLFEIIYASAAGISYENPLDQTTKTAAQGLTFHVDLLLGDKVFSLPQTEQPSSLLTKENLRDSSNSSPTLSFPIQKAIGPLQFEKIGLGFAGPDLALFLDVSASVGGLSFDLMGFSLSVPLNDPSPHQWQFNLNGLGLSYLAGPIDMSGSLLKLPDSQSRTTEYDGQALINIEELSISALGSLIVGQGPSSLFVFAFVDDIIGGPPAFLVTGLAMGFGYNRLLQPPSLDQFNSFPLVQAFRDPTTLVGPNDPSSPAAMNYALETLDKVISEQVGEYWLAAGIKFTSFELINSTALAIVEFGKEFEIILLGKSFASLPAQGESYAYVELDLEVVLDPAQGLFQASALLSNNSYVLDPSCHLMGGFAFYVWFGSNVHAGEFVLTLGGYHPAFTPPAYYPSEPRLGFNWIPSGDVTIKGGSYFALTPSCIMAGGSLEVLFQSGDLRAWLTAYADVLAHWNPFYFIADIGITVGCSYRLDLWLTTITFKVELGATLMLWGPPTGGTAHIDWYIISFSIPFGADQREGISKIGWDDFKTMLPQSPNSARNLQNIVTLSLADTSSVEISHIRVTDGLLGQVKNDDQTTRWLVRADEFTLAIESAIPLTQITFNNQVFHSADQQGQPIPDYFVAIRPMQVGVDTTSTQTISVTSKSGSPISWQDSKRLNRDMPTSLWGKPIDDPQNIDPNDRLLPNRLIGLEKVIPQSQIQPGHTGPIDMQTAFTYFPIDEQDEKIPPYLPLSINPSQHANTPQQSNQALTIIHNTLTQVANIRTSIFKDLQNLTNFIGTDGTLDNLTNDPISAFEAEPLLGSLPLS; the protein is encoded by the coding sequence ATGACAGACAATCTATATATTGAAGGCAGTTTTACAGGATCTCTTAAATTAAGTTATTTGGTGAGCATTGCAACAAACCAGAGTGACTTAAAACTTCCTTTTGATGTCGATTTGACTTCCTTAGATATTGCTCTCCAAACTAGCTTGCCAGGAACTTATAGCCTGGGCGCTATGGGTTCTGTGGATGTGGCCCTTTTTGATGGTACTTCTTTAAATCTGCAGAATATCTATTTTCAAGTCGAGGTTCTTTCAAGCAAACTCAACACAGCCTTACTGTATGGAACTCTTGAGATAGGAAGCATTTACGTTGATCTTAGTGCCACTTATTCACAAACGGACGGGTGGATTTTTACAGGGGGTCCGCCAGCATCACAGTCTATTTCCATTACCAATCTAATACAGGATCTATTCGAAAAATTTGATCCACCTATAACTCTTCCGTCTTTCTTCCCCGATATCACCTTAAACAATCTTCAAGTTGAGCTTCGTCCTTCTCAAGATAAACTTACTCTTAATGTAGACATTGATCAAAATGCTGCACTTCTCATTCAACTCAACAAAGATACGTCAGGAAAATGGCAAGGGCTAGTTAGTTTGTTTTATCAGCCAAAACTTGACTTAATTTCTTACATTCCTATCCTTAATCAGGCTGCTGATGAGCCTCTAGAACTGCAACTGTTTGAAATAATTTATGCTTCTGCAGCTGGTATTTCTTATGAAAATCCTCTAGACCAAACGACGAAAACTGCCGCTCAAGGACTTACCTTTCATGTTGACTTACTCTTGGGCGATAAGGTTTTCTCTCTTCCACAAACAGAGCAGCCCTCTTCTCTGCTTACCAAAGAAAACTTGAGAGATTCTTCAAACTCTAGTCCTACTCTTTCCTTTCCCATTCAAAAAGCGATAGGTCCTCTTCAGTTTGAGAAAATAGGCCTTGGCTTCGCTGGGCCTGATCTTGCTTTGTTTTTGGATGTTTCTGCCTCAGTAGGCGGATTATCCTTTGATCTTATGGGCTTTTCTTTAAGTGTTCCTTTAAATGACCCATCCCCCCATCAATGGCAATTTAACCTTAACGGCTTAGGCTTGTCTTATCTGGCTGGGCCTATAGACATGAGTGGTTCTCTCTTAAAATTGCCCGATTCTCAATCAAGAACAACTGAGTATGATGGCCAAGCCCTCATCAATATAGAAGAACTTAGCATCTCGGCTTTGGGTTCTTTAATAGTGGGACAAGGGCCTTCATCCTTGTTTGTTTTTGCTTTTGTCGATGATATTATTGGTGGGCCCCCTGCATTTCTTGTAACAGGATTGGCTATGGGTTTTGGGTACAACCGGCTTTTGCAACCCCCTTCTTTAGATCAATTCAATAGTTTTCCGTTGGTTCAAGCTTTTAGGGATCCTACTACCCTTGTTGGGCCTAATGACCCAAGTTCACCTGCAGCAATGAATTATGCTTTAGAAACCTTAGATAAAGTTATTTCGGAACAAGTTGGCGAATATTGGTTGGCTGCAGGCATTAAATTTACATCTTTTGAGCTTATAAATTCTACTGCTCTTGCTATTGTTGAATTTGGCAAAGAATTTGAGATTATTCTATTGGGAAAATCCTTTGCAAGCTTACCTGCCCAAGGAGAAAGCTATGCTTATGTAGAATTAGACCTCGAAGTGGTTCTTGATCCTGCCCAGGGCCTCTTCCAAGCTTCTGCCCTCCTTTCTAACAATTCATACGTGCTAGACCCTTCTTGTCATTTAATGGGAGGTTTTGCTTTTTATGTTTGGTTTGGGTCAAACGTCCATGCCGGAGAATTCGTCCTTACCTTGGGCGGTTATCATCCGGCTTTCACCCCCCCTGCCTATTATCCAAGCGAACCTCGCCTTGGTTTTAATTGGATTCCTTCCGGTGACGTAACCATCAAAGGGGGATCTTATTTTGCTTTGACTCCCTCTTGCATAATGGCAGGAGGATCCTTAGAAGTGTTATTCCAGTCCGGCGATCTAAGAGCCTGGCTCACAGCTTATGCAGATGTTTTAGCTCATTGGAATCCTTTTTATTTTATTGCCGATATTGGTATAACTGTCGGCTGTTCCTACCGGCTCGATCTTTGGTTAACGACTATTACTTTTAAAGTTGAGTTAGGAGCAACTTTAATGTTATGGGGCCCTCCTACAGGTGGAACCGCCCATATTGATTGGTATATTATATCCTTTTCCATCCCTTTTGGAGCGGATCAAAGAGAAGGTATAAGTAAAATTGGGTGGGATGATTTTAAAACCATGCTGCCTCAGTCCCCTAACTCGGCGCGTAACTTACAAAACATAGTTACCCTGAGTCTTGCCGATACTTCCTCTGTCGAAATATCTCATATCCGTGTCACTGATGGTCTTCTTGGGCAAGTTAAAAATGACGATCAAACGACCCGTTGGTTGGTTCGTGCTGATGAATTTACCTTGGCGATAGAAAGCGCTATTCCTCTTACACAAATCACCTTTAATAACCAAGTTTTTCATTCTGCTGATCAGCAAGGGCAACCGATTCCTGATTACTTTGTTGCAATCCGCCCTATGCAAGTTGGAGTTGATACAACCTCCACCCAGACTATATCAGTTACTAGTAAGAGCGGTTCCCCCATATCCTGGCAAGATTCCAAACGACTTAATCGAGATATGCCAACTTCCCTATGGGGTAAGCCTATTGATGATCCTCAAAATATTGATCCTAACGATAGGCTACTGCCGAATCGTTTGATCGGATTAGAAAAGGTTATCCCTCAATCCCAGATCCAACCAGGTCACACAGGCCCTATTGATATGCAAACGGCTTTTACCTATTTTCCAATTGATGAACAAGATGAAAAGATACCACCT
- a CDS encoding non-ribosomal peptide synthetase has translation MEQNRKKYPKDKTIHQLFEEQVLKTPNNIAVIFEEQELTYQELNTKANQLAHYLREQGVKPDTLVAIACERSLEMIIGILAILKAGGAYVPIDPSYPQDRIQFMLEDTRASLILTQQDILKRLPRTEAEVFSIDTNQEKLTNYPTSNPSYITQPHHLAYVIYTSGSTGTPKGVLSIHQGLVNHLLWMKDYCKLIENDSILQKTPYTFDVSVWEFLLPLIGGAQLVFAKPEGHKDPAYLKETINFYKITLMHFVPSMLGAFLYTQKGAACPSLKRVIVGGEALSPSLREKFFEGFSHVELHNLYGPTEASIDVTYWDCACENTLGIVPIGKPIWNTSIYILDESIQPVPNGVVGELYIGGDGLARGYLNRPELTAERFIKNPFVSEEEKAQGKNLRLYRTGDLARWLPDGNLEYIGRIDHQVKIRGFRIECGEIEQTLLMHPAITQAVVIADESETGKQLVAYFVAEKGSDLSQEDLIHHLSKTLPDYMVPSVFMPLASMPLTSNGKLDRKALPKPEFTVSNNYTAPRNEVEHQIRQIWAEMLGLHVDRIGIADDFFILGGNSILAIKLVSKLNNYYKSHLKVADIFVYKNIELLSSRIAQTKDSYQTVVKLNNTYDKPNMFMVHPGGGGCEQYTSLADLLTDNFSCYGIDPYNIYHENKIDNINELAKYYLYYIDEIMNQTQQEVYHLLGWSLGGKIALEIAYILEQRDCTKIKVYLLDTFLNDNNMVSLMGNIDLNKRKSLYRDYLASLGYEKSYIEKAKMNYEIEYRMMNKQKVSSTLRNTQVLLYKAMLQGIKSDIDIEAVKKYQEYLLTLEYNNIDKILIDQPNLTLIKVNAHHENILKQEELIASKIIEAVHSGYSRRKDRYVTNSAVAC, from the coding sequence TTGGAACAAAACAGAAAAAAATACCCCAAAGACAAAACGATTCATCAGTTGTTTGAAGAGCAAGTCCTAAAAACACCAAATAATATAGCAGTAATTTTTGAAGAGCAAGAACTTACCTACCAAGAGCTTAATACAAAAGCTAATCAGCTTGCTCATTACTTGAGAGAACAAGGAGTTAAGCCCGATACGTTGGTGGCAATCGCTTGTGAGCGGTCGTTAGAGATGATCATCGGTATTCTAGCGATCTTAAAAGCAGGTGGGGCTTATGTCCCGATCGATCCCTCATATCCTCAAGACCGTATCCAGTTTATGTTAGAGGACACCAGAGCTTCATTGATTCTTACACAACAAGATATTCTTAAGAGATTACCAAGAACAGAAGCTGAAGTGTTTTCGATAGACACGAATCAAGAAAAGCTCACGAATTATCCAACATCAAATCCATCTTATATCACCCAACCTCATCATCTAGCCTATGTCATCTATACATCTGGGTCTACAGGAACACCCAAGGGCGTATTAAGCATTCATCAGGGACTGGTAAATCATCTTTTATGGATGAAAGATTATTGCAAATTAATAGAAAACGACTCCATTTTACAAAAGACCCCTTATACATTTGATGTTTCTGTATGGGAGTTTTTACTTCCTCTGATAGGGGGAGCTCAGCTTGTATTTGCAAAGCCAGAAGGCCACAAAGACCCCGCTTATTTAAAAGAAACCATAAATTTTTATAAAATTACCTTAATGCATTTCGTTCCCTCCATGCTAGGTGCGTTTTTATATACTCAAAAAGGTGCAGCATGCCCAAGTCTTAAACGTGTGATCGTTGGTGGAGAAGCGCTTTCTCCATCACTTAGAGAAAAGTTTTTTGAAGGATTCTCCCACGTAGAATTGCACAACTTATATGGTCCTACAGAAGCTTCAATTGATGTGACATATTGGGATTGTGCATGTGAGAATACATTAGGTATAGTTCCCATTGGGAAGCCTATTTGGAATACATCTATATATATTCTTGATGAATCGATTCAACCTGTCCCGAATGGTGTTGTTGGAGAACTTTACATCGGGGGAGATGGGTTGGCGAGAGGCTATTTGAATAGGCCTGAATTAACGGCAGAGAGATTTATCAAGAACCCGTTTGTAAGTGAAGAGGAGAAAGCACAAGGTAAGAACCTAAGATTATACCGTACAGGAGATTTAGCACGCTGGTTACCTGATGGTAATTTAGAATATATAGGTCGTATTGATCATCAAGTAAAGATCAGAGGCTTCCGCATTGAATGTGGAGAGATTGAGCAAACGTTGCTAATGCACCCTGCTATTACTCAGGCGGTAGTGATTGCTGATGAATCAGAGACAGGTAAACAGTTAGTTGCATACTTTGTTGCTGAGAAGGGATCTGACCTTTCTCAGGAAGATCTCATTCATCACCTAAGTAAGACGTTGCCAGATTATATGGTACCGAGTGTGTTTATGCCGTTAGCAAGCATGCCATTAACCAGTAATGGTAAATTAGACCGTAAGGCCTTACCCAAACCTGAATTTACCGTAAGTAATAATTATACTGCTCCAAGGAATGAGGTAGAACATCAAATACGTCAGATTTGGGCTGAAATGTTAGGTTTACATGTAGATAGGATAGGTATTGCTGATGACTTTTTTATATTAGGAGGTAACAGTATTCTAGCCATAAAATTAGTTAGCAAACTGAATAATTATTATAAATCTCACTTAAAAGTTGCCGATATATTTGTATATAAAAATATCGAATTACTATCCTCAAGAATCGCTCAAACTAAAGATAGTTATCAAACTGTTGTTAAATTGAACAATACCTATGATAAGCCCAATATGTTTATGGTACATCCAGGGGGAGGAGGATGTGAGCAATATACTTCTTTAGCTGATCTACTAACCGATAATTTTAGTTGCTACGGAATAGATCCCTATAATATATATCATGAAAATAAAATAGATAATATAAATGAATTAGCCAAATATTATTTATACTACATTGATGAAATAATGAATCAAACACAACAAGAAGTATACCATTTGCTTGGATGGTCATTAGGAGGGAAAATAGCATTAGAGATCGCATATATTTTAGAACAAAGAGACTGCACTAAAATTAAAGTTTATTTATTAGATACGTTCTTAAATGATAATAATATGGTATCTTTAATGGGTAATATAGATCTTAATAAAAGAAAATCTCTCTATAGAGATTACTTGGCATCACTAGGATATGAGAAATCGTATATAGAAAAAGCTAAAATGAATTATGAGATAGAATATCGTATGATGAATAAACAAAAAGTATCCTCAACATTGAGAAATACTCAAGTCTTATTATACAAAGCAATGCTTCAAGGTATAAAGAGCGATATAGATATTGAGGCGGTAAAAAAATACCAAGAATATTTATTAACACTTGAATATAATAACATAGATAAAATTCTTATAGATCAGCCGAACCTAACACTTATTAAAGTAAATGCTCATCATGAGAACATATTAAAACAAGAAGAATTAATAGCTTCTAAAATTATAGAGGCGGTCCATAGTGGCTACTCGCGTCGGAAAGATAGATATGTTACAAACTCGGCTGTAGCATGTTGA